The following proteins come from a genomic window of Pirellula staleyi DSM 6068:
- a CDS encoding M48 family metallopeptidase, producing MTIEMACPHCQNVLKFRDELAGRKGKCPKCTGVIEVPQVAAAAPAAAVPASKPAPKPATAKPAGPATSATKPAAAKPAAAANPTAAPVRPAHPVRPPQAKPLTAAPSAASPAARGPIAFDAPDSPFILEPAAATTAPQPQVAPSPAVGPTVAGVSVASTAFSPTNAPTRSPQVGAAAPLMGESLRQQVMGGFLGPIQPVPVSFSYRLGIILSAMVMLLMPIVYFSMIGVVALAMWWHLTNNMGILGASRGRGGVFLFIIYLMPVVVGAALIFFMIKPLFSRSSGRNVIRSLSPQSDPLLFEFVHRVCAIVGAPAPRRIDVDCDINASAGFRNGIFSLMGSDLVLTIGLPLAGGLSLEQFAGVLAHEFGHFAQGTGMRITYITRSINHWFLFVVYQRDRWDDMLVDASQSYDIRISWVFYLARFVIWIVRMVLLVLMKIGHAATGYMLQQMEYDADRYEARVGGSHTFEATSRQIQVLGLAHRGAQADLEFFFKEGRLADNLPRLILANVRQLPAEALEFINDNIKNGKTELFDTHPCDRDRITSAWQEQAPGVYRGSLPASVLFTDYDTLARIVTWDYYFDIFGDKLKREQLHPVEQMVERSDREMAVSKSLDHFYLDAFSPLRPLLLPAYTITPTTDGDGTKRQLIQARNEQMSACLTYRQALKHFKTIDKNLVEAARAMVIYQASAVPDPQQFEHYFNSSREAYEFQYRQQQELVTCCGLMQRFETAIGWRVYSALVLLANTKVQARIEGAAEKFQQLSKLLPVVTVFAARHQAVLDVRNSLSQINTFMGHYEANQQNGAFFSKANELLSALSLKLITLADLLDKVDYPFDHAEGKISLRKFLLPENPDPQNVGQTADCADKLLDNLISVYVRCVGRLCVGALEVEKALGLEPLVSPPVEKEK from the coding sequence ATGACGATCGAAATGGCTTGCCCGCACTGTCAAAACGTACTGAAGTTTCGCGACGAACTGGCGGGGCGCAAGGGGAAGTGCCCCAAGTGCACCGGGGTGATCGAAGTGCCGCAAGTCGCCGCCGCAGCCCCAGCTGCTGCAGTTCCGGCCTCGAAACCCGCACCTAAGCCAGCAACTGCCAAACCGGCGGGACCTGCAACTAGCGCCACCAAACCGGCGGCGGCGAAACCAGCCGCTGCGGCCAATCCGACAGCAGCGCCGGTTCGGCCGGCCCATCCAGTTCGTCCACCGCAAGCCAAACCACTGACAGCCGCCCCTTCGGCCGCTTCTCCCGCTGCGCGTGGACCAATTGCCTTCGACGCCCCCGATTCCCCCTTCATTCTCGAGCCAGCAGCTGCCACCACAGCGCCGCAGCCTCAGGTAGCACCGTCCCCCGCAGTCGGACCAACGGTCGCCGGAGTCTCGGTCGCCTCCACTGCCTTCAGCCCGACCAATGCCCCCACTCGCTCGCCACAGGTTGGGGCTGCAGCGCCGCTGATGGGCGAATCGCTGCGACAACAAGTGATGGGAGGCTTTCTCGGCCCGATTCAACCAGTCCCTGTTTCGTTTTCCTATCGACTCGGCATTATCCTGTCGGCGATGGTGATGCTGCTGATGCCGATCGTCTATTTTTCGATGATCGGCGTTGTCGCACTCGCCATGTGGTGGCACCTCACCAACAACATGGGAATTCTCGGCGCCTCGCGCGGACGCGGCGGCGTGTTCCTGTTCATCATCTACTTGATGCCGGTTGTCGTAGGTGCCGCGCTCATCTTTTTCATGATCAAACCACTCTTCTCGCGCTCGAGTGGTCGCAACGTCATCCGTTCACTTTCCCCGCAAAGCGATCCGCTGCTGTTCGAGTTTGTTCATCGTGTCTGCGCGATCGTCGGAGCCCCTGCCCCTCGTCGTATCGATGTCGACTGCGACATCAACGCATCGGCCGGTTTTCGCAATGGCATTTTCAGTTTAATGGGAAGCGACCTGGTTCTCACCATTGGCTTGCCACTGGCGGGCGGCCTTTCGCTCGAGCAGTTTGCCGGCGTTTTGGCCCACGAATTCGGCCATTTTGCGCAAGGCACTGGGATGCGCATCACCTACATCACACGCTCAATCAACCACTGGTTTCTGTTCGTGGTCTATCAGCGCGATCGGTGGGACGACATGCTCGTCGATGCTTCGCAGTCGTACGACATACGCATCTCGTGGGTCTTCTACCTCGCGCGATTTGTGATCTGGATTGTCCGGATGGTGCTGCTGGTGCTGATGAAAATCGGCCATGCCGCCACCGGCTACATGCTGCAGCAGATGGAATACGACGCCGATCGCTACGAAGCTCGCGTCGGTGGCAGTCACACGTTTGAAGCAACTTCGCGACAGATTCAAGTGCTGGGTCTCGCTCATCGTGGCGCACAGGCCGATCTCGAATTCTTCTTCAAGGAAGGTCGACTCGCTGACAACTTGCCGCGACTCATCCTGGCGAATGTGCGACAGCTTCCGGCCGAAGCGTTGGAGTTCATCAACGACAACATCAAGAACGGCAAGACCGAACTGTTCGACACGCATCCTTGCGACCGCGATCGCATTACCAGCGCGTGGCAAGAACAGGCACCGGGCGTTTATCGCGGTTCGCTCCCTGCTTCGGTGCTCTTTACCGACTACGACACCCTCGCGCGAATCGTGACGTGGGATTACTACTTCGACATTTTTGGCGACAAGCTGAAGCGCGAGCAGTTGCATCCGGTCGAACAGATGGTCGAGCGTAGCGATCGCGAAATGGCGGTGAGCAAGTCACTCGATCACTTCTATCTCGATGCGTTTTCGCCGCTGCGTCCTCTCCTGTTGCCCGCCTACACCATCACACCGACCACCGATGGCGACGGGACGAAGCGTCAGCTGATTCAAGCGCGCAACGAGCAGATGTCGGCCTGCCTCACCTACCGCCAAGCGCTTAAGCATTTCAAAACGATCGACAAAAATCTCGTCGAAGCAGCGCGCGCGATGGTGATCTACCAGGCTTCGGCGGTTCCCGATCCGCAGCAGTTCGAGCACTACTTTAATAGCTCGCGGGAAGCGTACGAGTTTCAGTATCGTCAGCAGCAAGAGCTAGTGACTTGCTGTGGACTGATGCAACGTTTCGAGACCGCGATTGGCTGGCGCGTGTACAGTGCCCTCGTGCTGCTGGCGAACACCAAAGTGCAAGCCCGCATTGAAGGGGCAGCGGAGAAGTTTCAGCAGCTCTCGAAACTGCTCCCTGTCGTTACGGTGTTCGCCGCGCGGCATCAGGCGGTGCTTGATGTGCGTAACAGTTTGTCGCAGATCAACACCTTCATGGGACACTACGAAGCGAATCAGCAGAACGGTGCGTTTTTCTCGAAAGCCAACGAACTGCTAAGCGCGCTCTCTTTGAAACTCATCACGCTGGCCGATTTGCTCGACAAGGTCGACTATCCGTTCGATCATGCCGAGGGGAAAATCTCGCTCCGCAAATTTTTGCTCCCCGAGAATCCCGACCCGCAAAATGTGGGGCAAACCGCCGACTGCGCCGACAAGTTGCTCGACAACTTGATCTCGGTCTACGTGCGCTGCGTCGGCAGACTCTGTGTCGGTGCGCTCGAAGTCGAGAAAGCGTTGGGACTAGAGCCGCTGGTTTCACCTCCGGTGGAAAAAGAAAAATAG
- a CDS encoding CBASS cGAMP-activated phospholipase: MAKTTPSPKHPIRRVLSLDGGGIRGLMTAIWLQALEDKLGGPLRDYFDLIAGTSTGAILACAISAGKKPAEIVSLYKERGMNVFPSRASRLWDRLVRLPQDGASAPKYQPDGLRAELEAVFADMEFGDLHVKPTLVTAYDVAARAALVFKNHKPEHTKLRLVDICLASSAAPTYFPCHVMIVGVDGVHKQRPLVDGGVVANNPTACAIAEAARFNCDANAKTNGLGDLIVASFGTGESTRVITAEEATEWGTVEWAKPIVDVLFDGAADAVDYIASQLIEKDRYFRFQAILDSAYDDMDKADAVNIAALETTAEKFLSSAQGKRLLSELATILKKDKADNAA; this comes from the coding sequence ATGGCCAAAACAACTCCGTCCCCCAAGCATCCGATTCGCCGTGTACTCTCGCTCGATGGTGGTGGCATTCGTGGACTCATGACCGCCATCTGGCTTCAAGCACTCGAGGACAAGCTTGGTGGTCCGCTGCGCGATTACTTCGATCTCATCGCGGGGACCAGCACCGGCGCGATTTTGGCCTGCGCGATTTCCGCCGGAAAGAAGCCCGCAGAAATCGTTTCGCTCTACAAAGAACGTGGGATGAATGTGTTTCCGAGCCGGGCATCGCGGCTGTGGGATCGTTTGGTCCGGTTACCTCAAGACGGCGCGAGCGCGCCGAAGTATCAGCCTGATGGACTCCGCGCCGAGCTCGAAGCAGTTTTCGCCGACATGGAGTTTGGTGATCTGCACGTCAAGCCTACGCTAGTAACGGCCTACGACGTTGCGGCGCGTGCGGCGCTCGTGTTTAAGAATCATAAACCGGAACATACAAAGCTTCGTCTGGTCGATATCTGCCTGGCTTCGAGTGCTGCGCCGACGTATTTCCCTTGTCATGTGATGATCGTGGGAGTGGATGGTGTACATAAGCAGCGCCCGCTTGTTGATGGTGGTGTGGTGGCGAACAACCCTACGGCTTGTGCGATCGCAGAGGCGGCACGATTCAACTGCGATGCGAATGCGAAGACCAACGGCCTGGGGGACCTGATTGTGGCGAGCTTCGGTACAGGGGAGAGCACACGTGTGATCACAGCCGAAGAAGCTACCGAATGGGGGACCGTCGAGTGGGCCAAGCCGATTGTCGACGTGCTGTTCGACGGAGCCGCCGACGCGGTGGACTACATCGCCTCGCAGCTGATCGAGAAAGATCGTTACTTCCGTTTCCAGGCGATTCTCGATTCGGCCTACGACGATATGGATAAAGCCGATGCGGTGAACATTGCAGCGCTGGAAACGACAGCAGAAAAATTCCTGAGCTCGGCTCAAGGGAAACGTCTGCTGAGCGAACTGGCCACGATTCTGAAAAAAGACAAGGCCGACAACGCTGCCTAA
- a CDS encoding prenyltransferase/squalene oxidase repeat-containing protein codes for MPTRDELTTTYQQLRDELLAERTAQGYWEGELATSAVSTATAVSALSLATRAAIDSGTFVAEIPAWTSLATRGAEWLAEHQNPDGGFGDTDRSYSNIATTYLVTAALSLAPGQQPFRAVIDRADSYIAQHGELAGLRRRYGTDKTFVVPIMTNLALAGRASFREIPALPFELACVPQSWYRLMKMPVVSYAIPALVAIGQAHYFLAPPWNPITRIVRSMSIERSLRVLLSMQPESGGYLEATPLTSFVVMSLAATGRLSHPVTQSGLRFIKDSVRPDGSWPIDTNLATWNTTLATLALAARGDERDLASIVSPELVRWILSCQHLVRHPFTGAEPGGFGWTNLSGAVPDADDTPGALLALAAVRDLPSLATLASEIDRSAELAVRWLLKLQNRDGGWPTFCKGWGQLPFDRSGNDLTAHAIRALEAWKDRLAAAGKISASDLRTIDTSLARGWRYLEQHQSADGSFLPLWFGNQDRADEDNPVYGTAKVLAACRDTNRWKCPLARRATAWMLTQQNADGSFGSSLEETSLAAEVLHQEALESTAAAQGLERALAWMVAQVASGKHRRAEPIGFYFAKLWYYERLYPVTFSLSTVGRVLRTLAP; via the coding sequence ATGCCCACCCGCGACGAACTGACGACAACCTACCAGCAGCTGCGCGATGAACTTCTCGCCGAGCGCACAGCGCAAGGCTATTGGGAGGGAGAACTCGCCACATCGGCCGTTTCCACAGCGACGGCTGTTTCGGCCCTTTCGCTTGCCACCCGCGCGGCGATCGATAGCGGCACGTTCGTCGCGGAAATTCCGGCCTGGACGTCGCTCGCCACACGCGGCGCTGAATGGCTCGCCGAGCATCAAAATCCTGATGGCGGTTTTGGCGATACCGACCGAAGTTACTCGAACATCGCGACGACGTATCTGGTCACCGCTGCGCTGTCGCTCGCTCCTGGCCAGCAGCCGTTTCGCGCAGTGATCGATCGCGCCGATAGCTACATTGCCCAGCATGGAGAACTCGCCGGGCTACGTCGTCGCTATGGGACCGACAAGACCTTTGTCGTGCCGATCATGACGAACCTGGCGCTTGCCGGTCGCGCTAGTTTTCGCGAGATCCCGGCTCTTCCGTTCGAACTGGCGTGCGTGCCGCAGTCGTGGTATCGGCTGATGAAGATGCCGGTGGTGAGCTATGCCATTCCAGCTTTGGTGGCGATCGGGCAAGCTCACTATTTTCTGGCTCCTCCGTGGAATCCGATCACGCGCATCGTCCGCTCGATGAGCATCGAGCGCAGCTTGCGTGTGCTGCTGTCGATGCAGCCTGAGAGTGGCGGCTATCTGGAAGCGACACCGCTCACCAGTTTTGTGGTGATGAGTCTGGCGGCGACCGGTCGGTTGTCGCATCCGGTCACGCAATCGGGTTTGCGATTCATCAAGGACTCGGTTCGACCCGATGGAAGTTGGCCGATCGATACGAACCTGGCGACCTGGAACACAACGCTCGCCACGCTCGCACTGGCCGCGCGAGGTGATGAGCGCGACCTCGCGAGCATCGTATCGCCCGAGTTGGTGCGCTGGATTTTGTCGTGTCAGCATTTGGTGCGACACCCGTTTACAGGGGCCGAGCCAGGTGGCTTTGGCTGGACCAATCTGAGCGGCGCAGTCCCCGATGCCGACGATACGCCCGGCGCTCTGTTGGCGCTTGCTGCTGTTCGCGATCTACCGTCGCTCGCCACTCTCGCCAGCGAGATCGATCGGTCGGCTGAACTCGCGGTGCGCTGGCTTTTGAAACTGCAGAATCGCGATGGAGGCTGGCCCACGTTTTGCAAAGGGTGGGGACAGCTGCCGTTTGATCGAAGTGGCAACGACTTGACCGCCCATGCCATTCGCGCGCTTGAAGCGTGGAAAGATCGTCTCGCCGCGGCGGGAAAAATCTCGGCCAGCGACCTTCGCACCATCGACACCTCCCTGGCGCGTGGCTGGCGCTATCTCGAGCAGCATCAGTCGGCCGACGGCTCGTTTTTGCCCCTGTGGTTTGGGAATCAGGACCGTGCGGATGAGGACAATCCGGTCTACGGCACCGCCAAAGTGCTGGCAGCTTGCCGTGATACCAATCGGTGGAAGTGTCCATTGGCCCGGCGGGCGACAGCGTGGATGCTGACCCAGCAAAACGCCGATGGGAGCTTCGGAAGCAGCCTCGAGGAGACATCACTCGCGGCCGAAGTGCTTCACCAGGAAGCACTTGAGTCAACAGCAGCAGCCCAGGGGCTGGAGCGCGCCCTCGCTTGGATGGTTGCGCAAGTAGCGTCGGGCAAACATCGCCGGGCCGAGCCAATTGGTTTCTACTTCGCGAAGTTGTGGTATTATGAGAGGCTCTATCCTGTGACGTTTTCGCTCAGCACGGTGGGGCGCGTGTTACGCACACTCGCTCCGTGA
- a CDS encoding acyl carrier protein — MNHVTHFCPPQALDCLFCREAGASGAKSLLAEKTTRDSGARAPGLACPSCGLTQDEIESITARFRACASEVLETEIPKLSMHTTLNELGADSLATIELLVRIEQQFGVTINERTAEDFATVGDVVAFLARQSRRR; from the coding sequence GTGAACCACGTCACCCACTTTTGCCCACCTCAGGCGCTCGACTGTCTGTTTTGTCGCGAGGCCGGGGCATCCGGCGCGAAGTCCTTGCTCGCGGAAAAAACCACGCGAGATAGTGGCGCGCGAGCCCCTGGCCTTGCGTGCCCATCGTGCGGCCTTACGCAGGACGAGATCGAATCGATCACCGCGCGCTTTCGGGCCTGCGCCAGCGAAGTGCTCGAGACCGAAATCCCCAAGCTATCGATGCACACCACGCTCAATGAGCTCGGCGCCGATTCGCTCGCCACCATCGAACTACTGGTGAGAATCGAACAGCAGTTTGGTGTGACGATCAACGAGCGCACGGCTGAAGACTTCGCCACCGTGGGAGATGTGGTGGCGTTCCTCGCGCGGCAGTCGCGGCGACGATAA
- the hemE gene encoding uroporphyrinogen decarboxylase yields the protein MSTETANFEGLRVASLESRNRAEMARLIEKLGGQPFVSPSMREVPIATNPAAVEFAQKLITGGIDAMIFLTGVGFRHLLAQVEKHVDRERFLHALSDITTICRGPKPVAAMREVGLTPTVKVPEPNTWRDLLATIDAQVPIANLNVGLQEYGITNHSLVAGLEARGAQVLQVRVYQWDFPEDTTELEANIRAIAALERDVVMFTSAHQVVNMLRMAEQLGLLQDVRDALRQMVVASVGPTTSEMLREQDLPVDIEPEHPKMGPLVVAAAARSSQVLTRKRRIASTLSGPMTDALDQNAPWYDSPFLKACRGEPTDVTPVWLMRQAGRYMEEYRAVRGQVTFLDLCKNPSLCSEIMCTAVKRLGVDAAIIFSDLLPILEPMGLDLEFAKGEGPVIHNPLKTAADVDRVKELEELGSLDFVFETVRQTRADLPEDMPLIGFAGSPFTLASYAIEGGSSRNYLTTKSLMYSDEGAWTALMQKLSRSITRYLNAQIASGAQVVQLFDSWVGCLGPYDYRRYVLPHVASIIDGITPGVPVINFATGNPALLPLLAEAGGRVIGVDWRVSLADAWKTVGYDRSVQGNLDPITLLGPRDELKRRVKLVLDEAAGRAGHIFNLGHGVLQQTPVDNAIAVVDFVHELSQR from the coding sequence ATGAGCACCGAAACTGCAAATTTTGAAGGCCTGCGAGTCGCTTCGCTCGAAAGTCGTAACCGCGCGGAAATGGCCCGCCTGATCGAAAAGTTGGGGGGCCAGCCGTTCGTGAGTCCGAGCATGCGCGAAGTTCCCATCGCCACCAATCCGGCGGCGGTGGAGTTTGCTCAAAAACTGATCACCGGCGGCATCGACGCCATGATTTTTTTGACCGGCGTCGGTTTTCGACATCTGCTCGCGCAGGTGGAAAAGCATGTCGACCGCGAACGATTTTTGCACGCGCTCTCCGACATCACCACCATCTGTCGCGGCCCCAAGCCGGTCGCTGCGATGCGCGAAGTGGGACTCACCCCCACGGTAAAAGTTCCTGAACCGAACACCTGGCGCGATCTGCTGGCCACCATCGACGCGCAAGTGCCGATTGCCAACCTGAACGTCGGCCTACAAGAGTATGGCATCACCAACCATAGCCTGGTGGCGGGGCTCGAAGCTCGCGGCGCGCAGGTGCTGCAAGTGCGCGTGTATCAGTGGGACTTTCCCGAAGATACCACGGAGCTCGAAGCCAACATTCGCGCCATCGCGGCGCTCGAGCGCGATGTGGTGATGTTTACTTCGGCACATCAAGTGGTGAACATGCTCCGCATGGCTGAGCAACTCGGCTTGCTGCAAGATGTGCGCGATGCGCTGCGCCAAATGGTAGTGGCCTCGGTCGGACCAACCACCAGTGAAATGTTGCGCGAGCAAGATTTGCCCGTCGATATCGAACCCGAACATCCCAAAATGGGGCCGCTCGTTGTCGCGGCCGCTGCACGATCCTCTCAAGTACTCACACGAAAACGGCGCATCGCGTCGACACTCTCTGGACCTATGACCGACGCACTCGATCAAAACGCACCTTGGTACGACAGCCCGTTTCTCAAAGCTTGTCGCGGCGAACCGACCGACGTCACGCCGGTGTGGCTGATGCGTCAAGCGGGCCGCTACATGGAAGAGTATCGCGCGGTGCGCGGCCAAGTGACGTTCCTCGACCTGTGCAAAAATCCCTCGCTCTGCAGCGAGATCATGTGCACAGCCGTCAAGCGACTGGGGGTCGATGCCGCCATCATCTTCTCCGATCTGTTGCCGATTCTCGAACCGATGGGACTCGATCTCGAGTTCGCCAAAGGAGAGGGGCCGGTGATTCATAACCCGCTCAAGACAGCCGCCGATGTCGACCGCGTGAAAGAACTCGAAGAGCTCGGCTCGCTCGATTTTGTCTTTGAAACCGTACGTCAAACCCGCGCTGATCTTCCTGAAGATATGCCGCTCATCGGCTTTGCCGGTTCCCCTTTCACACTCGCCAGCTATGCGATTGAAGGGGGGAGCAGCCGCAACTATCTGACGACGAAATCGCTGATGTATAGCGACGAAGGAGCCTGGACAGCGCTGATGCAAAAACTATCGCGCTCGATCACTCGCTACTTGAATGCCCAGATCGCTTCAGGCGCGCAAGTGGTGCAGCTGTTCGATTCGTGGGTCGGCTGTCTGGGGCCTTACGACTATCGTCGTTATGTGTTGCCGCACGTCGCGTCGATCATCGATGGCATCACGCCGGGCGTGCCGGTCATCAATTTTGCGACGGGCAATCCGGCGCTACTGCCACTCCTGGCCGAAGCGGGTGGACGTGTGATTGGCGTCGATTGGCGTGTGAGTCTCGCCGACGCTTGGAAGACGGTGGGCTACGATCGGAGCGTGCAAGGGAATCTCGATCCGATCACACTGCTCGGCCCGCGCGATGAACTGAAGCGGCGCGTGAAATTAGTGCTCGATGAAGCAGCCGGTCGGGCCGGTCACATCTTCAACCTCGGGCATGGTGTGCTGCAGCAAACGCCAGTCGACAACGCCATTGCCGTGGTCGACTTCGTGCATGAACTGAGCCAGCGTTAG
- a CDS encoding PhoH family protein, with product MISSEVGNKLFVLDTNVILHDSGCINNFEEHDIAIPITVLEELDKFKRGNEDINFQAREFLRKVDAVTSEALSAEGASLGPNMGAMHVVLGGELDRRLKESFFQDCPDHRILNTALMLQKQQPNRSVILITKDTNLRMKAKSLGLPAEDYTTDKIESFDKLYTGKRVIEDAPPDLISRFYAEGGFVPQELASCIPSPIANENFILRSGSKSVLATYRAAEKCFVRVEKSTNYGISPRNAEQSFALKALTNDDIKLVTLAGTAGTGKTLLALAAALESRQRYRQILLARPVVPLGNRDLGFLPGDIDAKLDPYMQPLYDNLTVIRHQFNDNDAAAQRINEMRESEKLQITPLAYIRGRSLQRIFFIIDEAQNLTPHEVKTIITRAGEGTKIVLTGDIRQIDQPYLDALSNGLSYLIHRMVGQPIFAHITLEKGERSALADLASELL from the coding sequence ATGATCTCGAGCGAAGTTGGCAACAAGCTGTTCGTCCTCGACACGAACGTCATTCTTCACGACAGCGGATGCATTAATAACTTCGAAGAACACGACATCGCGATACCCATCACGGTGCTCGAGGAGCTCGACAAGTTCAAACGAGGCAACGAAGACATCAACTTCCAGGCCCGTGAATTTCTTCGCAAAGTCGATGCGGTCACCAGCGAAGCCCTGTCGGCTGAAGGTGCCTCGCTAGGCCCCAATATGGGGGCTATGCATGTGGTTCTTGGTGGTGAACTCGATCGCCGCCTCAAAGAATCGTTCTTTCAGGATTGCCCCGACCATCGCATCCTGAACACTGCCTTGATGCTGCAAAAACAGCAGCCCAATCGGTCGGTGATTCTGATTACCAAAGATACAAACCTCCGCATGAAGGCCAAATCGCTGGGCCTTCCTGCCGAGGATTACACAACCGACAAGATCGAGAGCTTCGACAAGCTCTACACCGGCAAACGCGTGATCGAAGATGCTCCCCCCGATCTGATCAGCCGATTTTATGCCGAAGGGGGCTTTGTTCCGCAGGAACTGGCCAGCTGCATTCCTAGTCCGATTGCCAACGAAAACTTTATTTTGCGCAGTGGCAGCAAATCGGTTTTGGCGACCTATCGGGCTGCGGAAAAGTGCTTCGTACGTGTCGAAAAGTCGACGAACTACGGCATCTCGCCCCGCAATGCCGAGCAATCGTTCGCGCTCAAAGCGCTCACCAACGACGACATTAAACTCGTCACCCTCGCGGGGACCGCAGGGACGGGCAAAACGCTGCTGGCGCTCGCCGCAGCACTCGAAAGTCGTCAGCGCTATCGGCAGATTCTGCTTGCCAGGCCGGTGGTGCCGCTGGGCAATCGCGATCTCGGATTCTTGCCGGGCGATATCGACGCCAAACTCGATCCCTACATGCAGCCCCTCTACGACAACCTGACGGTGATTCGTCATCAGTTCAACGATAACGATGCCGCCGCGCAGCGGATCAACGAAATGCGCGAGAGCGAAAAGCTGCAGATCACACCGCTGGCCTACATCCGTGGCCGTAGCTTGCAGCGCATTTTCTTTATCATCGACGAAGCACAAAATCTCACGCCGCATGAGGTGAAAACGATCATCACGCGCGCTGGTGAAGGGACCAAGATCGTCCTGACGGGTGATATTCGGCAGATCGATCAGCCGTACCTCGATGCCCTCTCTAACGGCCTGTCGTACCTGATCCATCGCATGGTGGGACAACCGATTTTCGCTCACATCACCCTCGAAAAAGGGGAGCGTTCGGCTTTGGCCGATCTGGCCAGCGAGCTATTGTGA
- a CDS encoding glycosyltransferase family 9 protein, protein MPSLRVLITRLSAIGDCVLTLPLACAIRDAIPGAQIIWAAEPAGCQLLEGHSAIDHLVKVPKNFFKSPSALWKLRRTLHDLAPQLAIDPQGLTKSSLLGWLSGAQQRIGAAAPWGRELSTYFNNFRVRCEKRHIVDRTLELLLPLGVKKTEVRFDLPRYHAAEASMANFLSRDELYRGYAVLNVGAGWQSKLWPADRYASVARHLLDAWNLPSLVTWSGAEEKQAAEQVVQLAQGAAIMAPDTSLTELATLLRPATVLVGSDTGPMHLAAALGVRVVALHGSTRREESGPYGPANVAIQAYFQSGTSRERRSAQNDAMRAIEASEVQHACDMILSTLRARPAAVA, encoded by the coding sequence ATGCCCTCTTTGCGAGTGCTGATCACACGACTTTCCGCCATCGGCGACTGCGTTTTGACGTTGCCACTGGCCTGCGCCATTCGCGATGCGATTCCTGGTGCGCAAATCATCTGGGCCGCCGAACCGGCCGGTTGTCAGCTGCTGGAAGGACACTCGGCGATCGATCATTTGGTGAAGGTGCCGAAAAACTTCTTCAAGTCTCCTTCGGCCTTGTGGAAACTCCGCCGCACGCTGCACGATCTTGCTCCGCAGCTGGCCATCGATCCGCAAGGGCTCACCAAGAGTTCGCTCTTGGGCTGGCTGAGTGGAGCACAGCAGCGCATCGGCGCTGCCGCACCTTGGGGCCGCGAGCTCAGCACCTATTTCAATAACTTTCGCGTTCGCTGCGAGAAACGGCACATCGTCGACCGGACGCTCGAATTGCTCCTCCCGCTGGGAGTGAAGAAGACCGAAGTTCGGTTCGATCTGCCACGCTATCACGCTGCCGAAGCGAGCATGGCGAACTTCCTGTCGCGCGATGAACTCTATCGCGGCTATGCCGTGCTGAATGTCGGCGCGGGCTGGCAAAGCAAGCTGTGGCCAGCCGATCGCTATGCCTCGGTCGCGCGGCATCTGCTCGACGCCTGGAACTTGCCGAGTCTCGTCACTTGGTCAGGGGCCGAAGAGAAGCAGGCGGCGGAGCAAGTGGTGCAGCTGGCTCAAGGGGCCGCCATCATGGCTCCCGACACTTCGCTCACCGAACTCGCCACGCTGCTGCGTCCCGCCACCGTGCTCGTGGGGAGCGATACTGGCCCGATGCATTTGGCAGCTGCCCTGGGCGTACGTGTGGTGGCACTGCACGGCAGCACACGACGCGAAGAATCGGGACCTTACGGACCGGCCAACGTCGCGATTCAGGCCTACTTTCAATCAGGCACCAGCCGCGAGCGCCGCAGCGCTCAAAACGACGCCATGCGAGCGATCGAAGCGAGCGAAGTGCAGCATGCTTGCGACATGATTTTGTCGACCCTGCGGGCGCGCCCAGCCGCGGTGGCTTAA